The Fusobacterium necrophorum subsp. necrophorum genome has a window encoding:
- a CDS encoding PhoH family protein, translating to MRKIFVLDTNVLIHDPYCIYKFEDNEVVVPIFVIEEIDKLKRNPNTAIQARLVSRVIDEIRKKGSLYQGVELENDIFFRVEINTNKEDLPAVLRRDIVDNMIISVTLGIQKKNPETRVVIVSKDINMRIKADALNLEVQDYKNDKVDYNELYTGFIDISVSEDLLEDYGKLGKISIDKLALSPENLTPNCFIRMNCEKEFSTGRYANGKVRKIILGDIEAWGLRARNEEQRFAMELLMDESVKVVTLVGGAGTGKTLLAIAAALEQVVERKKYKKIFIARPIIPMGKDLGYLPGSEKEKLKPWMQPIFDNIEFLSNSRGDKTGEKVVQGLESMGLMKIEPLTYIRGRSIPAGFIVIDEAQNLTPLEIKTIVTRVGENTKIVFTGDPAQIDNPYLDANTNGLTYLAEKLKNESILGHITLVKGERSEVAEIAAKLL from the coding sequence ATGAGAAAAATTTTTGTTTTGGACACCAATGTATTGATTCATGATCCTTACTGTATTTACAAATTTGAAGACAACGAAGTTGTTGTTCCTATCTTTGTGATTGAGGAAATTGATAAGCTGAAAAGAAATCCTAATACGGCAATTCAAGCCAGATTGGTATCCAGAGTCATTGACGAAATTCGAAAAAAAGGAAGTTTATATCAAGGAGTGGAATTGGAAAACGATATTTTCTTCCGAGTGGAAATCAACACCAATAAGGAAGATTTGCCGGCAGTATTACGACGAGATATTGTAGATAATATGATTATCTCCGTCACTCTCGGCATTCAGAAAAAAAATCCGGAAACACGTGTTGTCATCGTTTCCAAGGATATCAATATGCGAATTAAAGCGGATGCTCTTAACTTGGAGGTACAGGATTACAAAAACGATAAAGTCGATTACAATGAACTCTATACCGGATTTATTGATATTTCCGTGTCGGAAGACCTGTTGGAAGACTATGGGAAGCTGGGGAAAATTTCTATTGATAAATTAGCTTTAAGTCCGGAAAATTTGACTCCAAATTGTTTTATTCGTATGAACTGTGAAAAAGAATTCTCTACAGGTCGTTATGCCAACGGAAAAGTTCGAAAAATCATCTTAGGAGACATTGAAGCTTGGGGCTTACGTGCAAGAAATGAAGAGCAACGCTTTGCTATGGAACTGTTAATGGATGAAAGTGTCAAAGTAGTAACCCTGGTCGGTGGAGCAGGAACCGGAAAAACTCTGCTTGCCATTGCTGCCGCCTTGGAGCAAGTCGTGGAAAGAAAAAAATATAAGAAAATTTTTATTGCCAGACCGATTATTCCTATGGGAAAAGATTTAGGATACCTGCCGGGCAGTGAAAAAGAAAAATTAAAACCTTGGATGCAACCGATTTTTGATAATATTGAATTTTTGTCCAACAGTCGAGGGGATAAAACGGGAGAAAAAGTCGTACAAGGTTTGGAATCTATGGGACTGATGAAAATTGAGCCTCTAACATATATTCGTGGAAGAAGTATTCCGGCAGGATTTATCGTCATCGACGAAGCTCAAAACCTGACTCCATTGGAAATAAAAACCATTGTAACCAGAGTGGGAGAAAATACAAAAATTGTATTTACAGGGGATCCCGCTCAAATTGATAATCCCTATTTGGATGCCAACACCAACGGTTTAACTTATTTGGCAGAAAAATTAAAAAATGAAAGTATTCTAGGGCATATAACACTAGTAAAAGGAGAACGTTCTGAAGTGGCGGAAATTGCTGCAAAACTTTTGTAA
- a CDS encoding NAD(P)/FAD-dependent oxidoreductase, whose amino-acid sequence MEKIYDVIIVGAGPAGLSAGIYLGRGKVSTLILEKAGVGALLSAHKIENYPGFFHSPSGKEIYEAMKKQALSYNVEIQEATVLGFDPYEEIKIVKTDQGNFKCRYIIIASGMLKAKKVAGEAKYIGAGVSYCATCDGAFTRNRIVSLVGKGEELAEEALFLTRFAKEVHIYVTEETLEAPQEVLKALSENEKVRIRYSLSLKEVKGDEEALTSFVLEDQEGNLSEENTDFLFLYLGTKSNTELFGEFADMDSKGFIKTNDKMQIRTPNMYAIGDIREKEIRQVTTATNDGTIAASMIIKDILTKKTNK is encoded by the coding sequence ATGGAAAAAATATATGATGTCATCATTGTTGGAGCAGGTCCTGCCGGTCTAAGTGCAGGAATTTACTTAGGACGCGGAAAAGTATCCACTCTTATTTTAGAAAAAGCGGGAGTAGGAGCTTTACTCTCTGCACATAAAATCGAAAATTATCCGGGATTCTTCCATAGTCCCAGTGGAAAAGAAATCTATGAAGCTATGAAAAAACAAGCACTTTCCTATAATGTAGAAATTCAAGAAGCAACAGTATTGGGCTTTGACCCATACGAAGAAATTAAAATTGTCAAAACCGATCAAGGAAATTTTAAATGCAGATATATCATCATTGCTTCCGGGATGCTGAAAGCGAAAAAAGTGGCAGGAGAGGCAAAATATATCGGAGCGGGAGTTTCCTATTGTGCAACTTGCGATGGAGCTTTTACACGAAATCGTATCGTTTCTCTCGTGGGAAAGGGAGAAGAACTGGCAGAAGAGGCTCTTTTCTTAACCCGTTTTGCAAAAGAAGTGCATATCTATGTCACGGAAGAAACTTTGGAAGCTCCTCAGGAAGTTTTGAAGGCTTTATCGGAAAATGAAAAGGTACGAATTCGATATTCCCTTTCTCTGAAAGAGGTGAAAGGAGATGAAGAAGCTCTGACTTCCTTTGTCTTAGAAGATCAAGAAGGAAATCTCTCGGAAGAAAACACGGACTTTCTCTTCCTATATCTCGGAACAAAAAGCAATACGGAACTTTTCGGAGAGTTTGCTGATATGGACTCCAAAGGCTTCATCAAAACAAATGACAAAATGCAAATTCGAACTCCTAACATGTATGCCATAGGAGATATTCGTGAAAAGGAAATTCGGCAAGTGACCACAGCAACCAATGACGGAACCATTGCAGCTTCTATGATTATCAAAGATATTTTAACTAAAAAAACAAATAAATAA
- a CDS encoding ISL3 family transposase: MISLSHSDFIKVLFDLQDPNLYFLEDDIQRVQKKQIYSKVLHATLTKDTCACPHCNSLHTVKNGFKTSLVRFIPFQEYAIQIALKKQRFLCRDCKRSFLLESSIVKKYESISQTLKLSVLKDLQKNLSLSWIAERHHISIPTVQRILKQGYVSYEISKKSLPKVLCFDEFQSTKDSDGAMSFLFMDGISHKILDIVENRKLPALEDYFSRFSYQARSQVKYIVMDMYSPYIQLAKRCFPKANIVLDTFHIVQLVNRAFNQTRIREMNQEKTKNPKRYRMLKRDWKLYLQDFLTLSESRKYCHSLKQLISPSEKVDYVMSKKENLRQDYYFYQDILYAVKRKDFRLFESYLERWKKKLSSKMQTAWKTLRKYRKYIRNTLETSYTNGALEGRNNFIKSVKRVAFGFRRFSHFRQRILIIQGIAQINPNF, from the coding sequence GTGATTTCATTGTCTCATTCAGATTTTATCAAAGTTCTTTTCGATTTACAAGACCCTAATTTATATTTTTTAGAGGATGACATTCAAAGAGTTCAAAAAAAACAAATCTACTCTAAAGTATTACATGCTACTTTAACCAAAGATACCTGCGCTTGTCCTCATTGTAACTCTCTACATACTGTAAAAAATGGCTTCAAGACCTCTTTGGTTCGTTTTATTCCTTTTCAAGAATATGCTATTCAGATTGCCTTGAAAAAACAAAGATTTCTTTGTAGAGATTGTAAACGATCTTTTCTTTTAGAATCTTCTATTGTGAAGAAATATGAGTCTATTTCTCAAACATTAAAACTTTCTGTTTTAAAAGATTTACAGAAAAATCTTTCCTTATCTTGGATTGCGGAGCGACACCATATTTCGATTCCTACTGTTCAAAGAATTTTAAAACAGGGTTATGTTTCTTACGAAATCTCCAAAAAATCTTTGCCTAAAGTGCTTTGCTTTGATGAATTTCAATCGACAAAAGATAGTGATGGAGCCATGTCTTTTCTTTTTATGGATGGAATCTCCCATAAAATATTGGATATTGTTGAAAATCGAAAATTACCTGCGCTCGAAGATTATTTCTCAAGATTCTCCTATCAAGCGAGGTCTCAAGTGAAATATATTGTCATGGATATGTATTCCCCTTATATTCAACTTGCAAAACGTTGTTTTCCAAAAGCAAACATTGTACTAGACACCTTTCATATTGTTCAACTTGTCAATCGTGCTTTTAACCAAACAAGAATTCGAGAGATGAATCAAGAGAAAACGAAAAATCCAAAACGATATCGCATGCTAAAACGAGATTGGAAACTGTATCTACAAGATTTTTTAACCTTATCAGAAAGTAGAAAATACTGTCATTCCTTAAAACAACTCATTTCTCCCAGTGAAAAGGTAGATTATGTAATGTCTAAGAAGGAAAATTTACGACAAGATTATTATTTTTATCAAGATATTTTATATGCTGTAAAAAGAAAAGATTTTCGACTGTTCGAATCTTACTTAGAACGATGGAAGAAAAAGCTAAGCTCTAAGATGCAAACAGCTTGGAAAACACTTCGTAAATACAGAAAATATATTCGAAACACTTTAGAAACAAGCTATACCAATGGAGCTTTAGAGGGAAGGAACAATTTTATTAAATCTGTCAAACGAGTTGCATTTGGATTCCGTAGGTTTTCCCATTTTCGACAGAGAATTTTAATTATCCAAGGGATAGCGCAAATCAATCCCAATTTTTAA